The following are encoded together in the Montipora capricornis isolate CH-2021 chromosome 5, ASM3666992v2, whole genome shotgun sequence genome:
- the LOC138049773 gene encoding uncharacterized protein isoform X1, translating into MNGMRLCLPLLLCVIVAAQHFKADAKHRLDLRLRLGKALFRRAREINETAQVNDDKREDSEGDLTEQERERAQEVDTAEDIFVGSGNHVFESQGKSDASDSKGEETSGDEDIASDDEAEDDRGSTSGDGDEGDEDDDDEKENSDDDDDDDNSIQRNSETTEEASSEGVDSSGSALMENESASRRSHDTSGSGSGNEDQADSESQESDKSESVESSTEGSSQDTSSGSGKDTNVFKKSEIEATSSGESEDDDESGSAEIIRKGIESLSKLLKPVASGYEFELFSGKAPKNDKESEAEGESEKGERNDSEVTHVKQCKRVCEDPMTYNECAVPRCDYKMGTIKDLCIYLCKHQTPVCRQECE; encoded by the exons ATGAACG GGATGCGTCTCTGTCTCCCATTGCTGCTATGTGTGATTGTTGCTGCGCAGCATTTCAAGGCAGATGCGAAGCACAGATTGGACCTCCGACTTCGTCTCGGAAAAGCGCTGTTCCGAAGAGCGAGAGAGATCAACGAAACAGCGCAAGTGAATGACGACAAAAGAGAAGATAGTGAAGGCGACCTAACGGAGCAGGAAAGGGAACGAGCTCAGGAGGTAGACACAGCCGAAGATATTTTCGTCGGTTCCGGAAATCATGTGTTCGAGAGCCAAGGAAAGTCGGATGCTTCCGATTCAAAAGGAGAGGAAACTTCAGGTGACGAAGACATTGCAAGCGATGATGAAGCGGAAGACGATAGAGGCTCAACTTCCGGAGATGGTGACGAAGgtgatgaagatgacgatgacgaaaaagaaaatagcgatgatgatgatgatgatgataacagcATACAGAGGAACAGTGAAACCACGGAAGAAGCATCTTCAGAAGGCGTTGATTCCAGTGGTTCAGCATTGATGGAAAACGAGAGCGCGTCAAGACGATCCCATGATACCTCTGGTTCAGGTTCCGGAAATGAGGATCAAGCAGATAGCGAAAGTCAAGAATCCGACAAATCGGAATCAGTGGAAAGTAGCACAGAGGGGTCTTCACAAGATACTTCCAGCGGTTCTGGGAAAGACACCAACGTCTTCAAGAAGTCTGAAATTGAGGCTACATCGTCTGGTGAAAGCGAAGATGACGATGAAAGCGGTAGCGCTGAAATAATCAGGAAGGGAATCGAGAGCTTGAGCAAACTTCTGAAACCAGTGGCTAGCGGTTATGAGTTTGAGCTGTTCAGCGGGAAAGCGCCTAAAAACGACAAGGAGAGCGAAGCGGAGGGCGAAAGCGAAAAGGGGGAGAGAAATGATTCCGAAGTGACACACGTCAAACAATGCAAGAGGGTTTGTGAAGATCCAATGACTTATAACGAATGTGCAGTGCCTCGCTGCGATTACAAGATGGGAACAATCAAAGACTTATGCATTTACTTGTGTAAACACCAGACACCTGTCTGTAGACAGGAATGCGAATAG
- the LOC138049773 gene encoding uncharacterized protein isoform X2: MRLCLPLLLCVIVAAQHFKADAKHRLDLRLRLGKALFRRAREINETAQVNDDKREDSEGDLTEQERERAQEVDTAEDIFVGSGNHVFESQGKSDASDSKGEETSGDEDIASDDEAEDDRGSTSGDGDEGDEDDDDEKENSDDDDDDDNSIQRNSETTEEASSEGVDSSGSALMENESASRRSHDTSGSGSGNEDQADSESQESDKSESVESSTEGSSQDTSSGSGKDTNVFKKSEIEATSSGESEDDDESGSAEIIRKGIESLSKLLKPVASGYEFELFSGKAPKNDKESEAEGESEKGERNDSEVTHVKQCKRVCEDPMTYNECAVPRCDYKMGTIKDLCIYLCKHQTPVCRQECE; encoded by the coding sequence ATGCGTCTCTGTCTCCCATTGCTGCTATGTGTGATTGTTGCTGCGCAGCATTTCAAGGCAGATGCGAAGCACAGATTGGACCTCCGACTTCGTCTCGGAAAAGCGCTGTTCCGAAGAGCGAGAGAGATCAACGAAACAGCGCAAGTGAATGACGACAAAAGAGAAGATAGTGAAGGCGACCTAACGGAGCAGGAAAGGGAACGAGCTCAGGAGGTAGACACAGCCGAAGATATTTTCGTCGGTTCCGGAAATCATGTGTTCGAGAGCCAAGGAAAGTCGGATGCTTCCGATTCAAAAGGAGAGGAAACTTCAGGTGACGAAGACATTGCAAGCGATGATGAAGCGGAAGACGATAGAGGCTCAACTTCCGGAGATGGTGACGAAGgtgatgaagatgacgatgacgaaaaagaaaatagcgatgatgatgatgatgatgataacagcATACAGAGGAACAGTGAAACCACGGAAGAAGCATCTTCAGAAGGCGTTGATTCCAGTGGTTCAGCATTGATGGAAAACGAGAGCGCGTCAAGACGATCCCATGATACCTCTGGTTCAGGTTCCGGAAATGAGGATCAAGCAGATAGCGAAAGTCAAGAATCCGACAAATCGGAATCAGTGGAAAGTAGCACAGAGGGGTCTTCACAAGATACTTCCAGCGGTTCTGGGAAAGACACCAACGTCTTCAAGAAGTCTGAAATTGAGGCTACATCGTCTGGTGAAAGCGAAGATGACGATGAAAGCGGTAGCGCTGAAATAATCAGGAAGGGAATCGAGAGCTTGAGCAAACTTCTGAAACCAGTGGCTAGCGGTTATGAGTTTGAGCTGTTCAGCGGGAAAGCGCCTAAAAACGACAAGGAGAGCGAAGCGGAGGGCGAAAGCGAAAAGGGGGAGAGAAATGATTCCGAAGTGACACACGTCAAACAATGCAAGAGGGTTTGTGAAGATCCAATGACTTATAACGAATGTGCAGTGCCTCGCTGCGATTACAAGATGGGAACAATCAAAGACTTATGCATTTACTTGTGTAAACACCAGACACCTGTCTGTAGACAGGAATGCGAATAG
- the LOC138048473 gene encoding uncharacterized protein produces the protein MASVSSYPNAESLPDVSLLSFPEKLWWIVNNPKCHEINWNAQGTTIVIPSNQRFVAEILNNPSSALFKTKNFASFVRQLNLYGFRKITEYPRRTASSVLSSASRCEFKHAFFRKGRRDLLLHVKRQIYSKKTGERQPLNRNQASKEKPFDATNHCLSSVNTTWNRPLYTAVPFVPWQTQLQMPFTLFAPFCTPYQLAQLPQGPMPGSQSLQGVESQGRLEPFSADSTLAGTRSSGDCGEAERPRLSSSDTLSPGDQRFLESLPVKANESGNNLLSPSSMNSTETTIEDTASRAPVTSSEALAHSKLTTNYTTGDQDNVEALTTESKERGNGQSLSRESAENYSAGARPSHALNEEHIESIVSGSKQSVLKDVPEIDIPDFCQAKGFASVRLE, from the exons ATGGCGAGTGTTTCGTCCTACCCAAACGCAGAATCTCTTCCTGATGTAAGTTTGCTCAGTTTTCCAGAAAAGTTGTGGTGGATTGTGAATAATCCGAAATGCCATGAGATTAATTGGAATGCGCAGGGAACGACCATCGTGATTCCGAGTAATCAAAGATTTGTCGCCGAGATTCTAAACAATCCATCGAGCGCGCTGTTTAAAACGAAGAATTTTGCGAGTTTTGTTCGACAGTTGAACTTGTATGGATTTCGTAAGATTACGGAGTATCCGAGGAGAACAGCTTCTTCCGTGTTGTCTTCGGCTTCAAGGTGCGAGTTCAAGCATGCGTTTTTTCGCAAAGGGAGACGAG ATCTATTACTTCACGTAAAAAGGCAGATCTATTCAAAGAAAACTGGAGAAAGACAGCCACTAAACCGCAACCAAGCTTCGAAGGAAAAACCCTTCGATGCTACAAATCACTGCTTATCCTCGGTGAACACCACGTGGAATCGCCCCTTGTATACGGCTGTTCCATTTGTTCCCTGGCAAACTCAACTTCAAATGCCTTTCACCTTGTTTGCACCGTTTTGCACTCCTTATCAATTAGCGCAATTACCGCAAGGGCCCATGCCAGGAAGTCAGAGTTTACAAGGGGTTGAATCGCAGGGTCGTCTTGAGCCATTCTCAGCGGATTCCACTTTGGCGGGAACTCGAAGTTCTGGAGATTGTGGAGAGGCTGAAAGACCTCGTCTCTCGTCTTCCGATACTCTGAGTCCTGGGGACCAACGTTTCCTTGAATCCTTGCCAGTTAAGGCAAATGAAA GTGGAAACAATCTACTGTCCCCCTCATCAATGAATTCAACAGAGACTACAATTGAGGACACTGCATCAAGAGCTCCCGTCACAAGCAGTGAGGCTCTTGCACACAGCAAATTAACTACAAACTACACAACTGGTGATCAAGATAACGTTGAAGCTTTGACAACAGAAAGCAAAGAACGTGGCAATGGGCAGTCTTTGAGTAGAGAATCCGCTGAAAATTATTCCGCTGGCGCAAGGCCTTCGCACGCACTCAACGAAGAGCACATTGAGTCCATTGTTTCAGGTTCAAAGCAGTCAGTATTGAAAGACGTACCAGAGATTGACattccagatttttgtcaagCAAAAGGTTTTGCAAGTGTCCGATTGGAGTAA
- the LOC138049776 gene encoding uncharacterized protein, with amino-acid sequence MLSHFFILSSRGDTLIFRDYRGDCVKGTQEIFYRRIKSSKESLPPIFNVDGVNFIFIKRNGLYFVCTTKFNISPAFAVEVLTRVSDLCKDYCGVLNEESIKMNFPLIYELLDEVLDFGYVQVTSTESLKAYICNQPEVVTTSEEPIWLCSGGTVYGTERMSLPSTAANKPVALPNRGSKSEVFVDLLERLTVLIGSNGNILRSDIDGCIQMKSFMAGNPEIRIGLNDDFFVGKTKLLSQDSVAARLDNCTFHESVDLSNFETTRTLVVKPPQGEFVAMKYRLSEAVHSSLPFTLIAFVEEDDNSKTLEVVLKLRCTVPSSCCANNIVMKLPVPKSADNVSHRITSGTQTAEFKSSEKAWYWTIAKLQGGSEISANIKVHMNERRKSARKEIGPVSLEFEIPMHICSGLQIRYLRVQDREKAFNPFRWVRYITHSDSFVIRI; translated from the exons ATGTTGTCCCATTTCTTCATCTTGTCTTCTCGAGGTGATACCCTGATATTTCGCGATT ATAGAGGAGATTGTGTGAAAGGGACTCAAGAAATATTTTACAGAAGAATCAAATCATCAAAGGAGAGCCTACCTCCTATTTTT AATGTCGATGGGGtgaattttatcttcattaAAAGAAATGGGCTCTACTTTGTTTGTACCACAAAGTTTAATATTTCACCAGCTTTTGCAGTTGAAGTCCTAACCAG AGTTTCAGACCTTTGCAAGGATTACTGTGGTGTTCTTAATGAGGAATCAATCAAAATGAACTTTCCTCTCATTTATGAGTTGCTGGATGAAGTTTTG GATTTTGGTTATGTCCAAGTGACATCAACAGAAAGCCTCAAGGCTTACATCTGTAACCAGCCAGAGGTGGTCACAACATCTGAAGAGCCAATATGGCTGTGCTCTGGAGGAACAGTG TATGGGACAGAGAGGATGTCTTTACCCAGCACGGCTGCAAACAAACCAGTTGCTTTGCCAAAT AGAGGAAGCAAAAGTGAAGTTTTTGTGGATTTGTTGGAGCGACTAACTGTGTTGATTGGTTCAAAT GGAAACATTTTGAGGAGTGATATTGATGGCTGTATTCAAATGAAGAGCTTTATGGCTGGTAATCCAGAAATCAGGATTGGACTCAATgatgatttctttgttggaaaaaCCAAATTGTTGTCTCAAG ACAGTGTTGCAGCCAGACTGGACAATTGCACTTTCCACGAGTCAGTTGACTTGTCCAACTTTGAAACAACACGAACACTGGTTGTTAAACCACCGCAAGGAGAG TTCGTTGCCATGAAGTATAGGTTATCAGAAGCTGTACATTCTAGCCTTCCCTTCACTCTGATTGCCTTTGTTGAAGAAGATGACAACTCTAA AACTCTCGAGGTTGTACTCAAATTGAGATGCACCGTTCCTTCCTCTTG CTGTGCCAATAACATTGTTATGAAGCTTCCAGTTCCCAAGTCAGCTGATAATGTATCGCACAGGATAACATCCGGGACACAGACGGCAGAATTCAAGTCGTCCGAAAAAGCCTGGTACTGGACCATAGCTAAGCTTCAGGGAGGCTCAGAGATATCGGCGAACATCAAA GTTCATAtgaatgaaagaagaaaatctGCCCGGAAGGAAATTGGTCCAGTCAG TTTAGAGTTTGAAATACCGATGCATATCTGCTCCGGTCTGCAAATCCGATATCTCCGGGTGCAAGACCGTGAGAAGGCTTTCAACCCCTTCCGATGGGTCCGCTACATCACTCACAG TGACTCTTTCGTTATACGAATATAG